In Pan paniscus chromosome 13, NHGRI_mPanPan1-v2.0_pri, whole genome shotgun sequence, one DNA window encodes the following:
- the MARCO gene encoding macrophage receptor MARCO, with the protein MRNKKILKEDELLSETQQAAFHQIAMEPFEINVPKPKRRNGVNFSLAVVVIYLILLTAGAGLLVVQVLNLQARLRVLEMYFLNDTLAAEDSPSFSLLQSAHPGEHLAQGAWRLQVLQAQLTWVRVSHEHLLQRVDNFTQNPGMFGIKGEQGAPGLQGHKGAMGMPGAPGPPGPPAEKGAKGAAGRDGATGPPGPQGPPGVKGEAGLQGPQGAPGKQGATGTPGPQGQKGSKGDGGLIGPKGETGTKGEKGDLGLPGSKGDRGMKGDSGVMGPPGAQGSKGDSGRPGPPGLAGFPGAKGDQGQPGLQGVPGPPGAVGHPGAKGEPGSAGSPGQAGLPGSPGSPGATGLKGSKGDTGLQGQQGRKGESGVPGPAGVKGEQGSPGLAGPKGAPGQAGQKGDQGVKGSSGEQGVKGEKGERGENSVSVRIVGSSNRGRAEVYYSGIWGTICDDEWHNSDATVFCRMLGYSKGRALYKVGAGTGQIWLDNVQCRGTESTLWSCTKNSWGYHDCSHEEDAGVECSV; encoded by the exons TTCCAAAGCCCAAGAGGAGAAATGGGGTGAACTTCTCCCTAGCTGTGGTGGTCATCTACCTGATCCTGCTCACCGCTGGCGCTGGGCTGCTGGTGGTCCAAG TTCTGAATCTGCAGGCGCGGCTCCGGGTCCTGGAGATGTATTTCCTCAATGACACTCTGGCGGCTGAGGACAGCCCGTCCTTCTCCTTGCTGCAGTCAGCACACCCTGGAGAACACCTGGCTCAGGGTGCATGGAGGCTGCAAGTCCTGCAGGCCCAACTCACCTGGGTCCGCGTCAGCCATGAGCACTTGCTGCAGCGGGTAGACAACTTCACTCAGAACCCAG GGATGTTCGGAATCAAAGGTGAACAAGGCGCCCCAG GTCTTCAAGGTCACAAGGGGGCCATGGGCATGCCTGGTGCCCCTGGCCCGCCGGGACCACCTGCTGAGAAGGGAGCCAAGGGGGCTGCGGGACGAGATGGAGCAACAG GTCCCCCGGGACCCCAAGGCCCACCGGGAGTCAAGGGAGAGGCGG GCCTCCAAGGACCCCAGGGTGCTCCAGGGAAGCAAGGAGCCACTG GCACCCCAGGACCCCAAGGACAGAAGGGCAGCAAAGGCGATGGGGGTCTCATTGGCCCAAAAGGGGAAACTGGAActaagggagagaaaggagaccTGGGTCTCCCAG GAAGCAAAGGGGACAGGGGCATGAAAGGAGACTCAGGGGTCATGGGGCCTCCTGGAGCCCAGGGGAGTAAAGGTGACTCCGGGAGGCCAGGCCCACCAG GTTTGGCTGGTTTTCCTGGAGCTAAAGGAGATCAAG GACAACCTGGACTGCAGGGTGTTCCGGGACCTCCTGGTGCAGTGGGACACCCAGGTGCCAAGGGTGAGCCTGGCAGTGCTGGCTCCCCTGGGCAAGCAG GACTTCCAGGGAGCCCCGGGAGTCCAGGAGCCACAGGCCTGAAAGGAAGCAAAGGGGACACAG GACTTCAAGGACagcaaggaagaaaaggagaatcaGGAGTTCCAG GCCCTGCAGGTGTGAAGGGAGAACAGGGGAGCCCAGGGCTGGCAGGTCCCAAGGGAGCCCCTGGACAAGCTGGCCAGAAGGGAGACCAGGGAGTGAAAG GATCTTCTGGGGAGCAAGGAGTAAAGGGAGAAAAAGGTGAAAGAG GTGAAAACTCAGTGTCCGTCAGGATTGTTGGCAGTAGTAACCGAGGCCGGGCTGAAGTTTACTACAGTGGTATCTGGGGGACCATTTGCGATGACGAGTGGCACAATTCTGATGCCACTGTCTTCTGCCGCATGCTGGGTTACTCCAAAGGAAGGGCCCTGTACAAAGTGGGAGCTG GCACTGGGCAGATCTGGCTGGATAATGTTCAGTGTCGGGGCACGGAGAGCACCCTGTGGAGCTGCACCAAGAATAGCTGGGGCTATCATGACTGCAGCCATGAGGAGGATGCAGGCGTGGAGTGCAGTGTCTGA